One genomic window of Daphnia pulex isolate KAP4 chromosome 10, ASM2113471v1 includes the following:
- the LOC124203457 gene encoding uncharacterized protein LOC124203457, whose protein sequence is MVDLSRLQALRDGGRVVAARLIQRLEAIFADGDMGQTRKIHELESKLVALKARYDMLEDMDQQIQNAFSEEDVQQEKEATDAENATIQDVGYLCRYRINTLRRANPEIDHHPPALSVPSKATSRPKIALSCFNGDILQWQQFWQAFVAEIESDDSLAGINKFTFLLGQLDPNVLSSVAGLTPYKENYAVLVDLLKERYRRKSKVVAAYMRALYNLQKPEANLKGLRSFYDQIESYVRCLESLEKPPDTYGDLLVCILLDKLQPMYGRT, encoded by the coding sequence ATGGTGGACCTATCACGATTGCAAGCCTTGAGGGATGGTGGAAGGGTTGTCGCAGCCCGATTGATTCAAAGACTCGAAGCTATATTTGCAGATGGAGACATGGGACAAACTCGAAAGATTCACGAACTTGAGAGCAAGTTGGTTGCCCTAAAAGCCCGTTATGATATGCTGGAAGATATGGATCAACAGATTCAGAATGCCTTTAGCGAAGAAGATGtgcaacaagaaaaggaagcAACAGATGCAGAAAATGCCACAATTCAAGACGTTGGATATCTTTGTCGTTATAGAATCAATACATTGCGCCGCGCAAATCCAGAAATTGATCATCACCCTCCAGCACTAAGTGTTCCTTCTAAAGCGACGAGCCGCCCAAAAATCGCCTTGTCGTGCTTTAATGGCGATATTCTTCAGTGGCAGCAGTTCTGGCAAGCGTTTGTTGCGGAGATTGAAAGCGACGATTCACTAGCAGGCATCAACAAGTTTACCTTTCTGTTGGGCCAACTAGACCCAAACGTTTTATCTTCAGTAGCAGGTTTGACTCCATACAAAGAAAATTATGCAGTCCTAGTGGACCTTCTTAAAGAGCGAtatagaagaaaatcaaaggtGGTCGCAGCTTATATGAGAGCCTTATATAACCTGCAGAAACCGGAAGCTAATCTAAAAGGACTTCGTAGCTTCTACGACCAGATCGAGTCGTATGTCCGTTGCCTAGAGTCTCTGGAAAAACCCCCGGATACCTACGGCGACCTGTTGGTGTGCATTCTTCTAGATAAGCTCCAGCCGATGTACGGAAGAACGTAG